ATAATTTCCAGGTCAAAATAAAGGTCACTTAACAACATAGTAGAgatataaatgtattatttaccCTTTTCCTTAAAAATTATGAAATTGTTTTATCATGAATCAATCATTATGGATTTACTATACAGAGtttgaataaacacaacattttgtggctagattgtaaacctcctagatgggatataaatgcctgaaaACTTCCGTAAGTCACCTAAAGGTAAAGATATTGATCACAGTTCATCCCACGGAGTTAGACACTACCATTGCTGACGATAGTGCTCAGGAGTGCCAGCgatctagcagagttttaagagttaaagcactgatttaagacattttttctgCATTGGTTTGGGTGCTGTCCTGCTTCTTCGTTTTTTTAACATTCCTTATTAGGATTAACCACGCTAACAGAAATGTGGTTTACTCAGAGGCTGGTTGAGTCCAGGTAAGGCCCAAGATAAGACCCCAAATCGAGAAGAATTGAAGATGAGATGTCTGGGATGTAGGGCAAAAGCAAGACAGAGAAGGTGGAGGAAGTTTAAACCATTTTCCAAACTTTgagtgaataaaaaataaatggaatgCAGTATTGTGTGTTTGACAAAGGAATAATTTCAGGACTCTACCCAAACTTTCACCCTATAAGTTGAACGAGGGGTTGCAATGATTTCCTCCAATAAATACCTTTTTCCCCCAAATATTAAACTCTTGCTCTGAGTTTCCATCCAGTCAGTTGAGATATATTTATTATCCATAATTTATACTGATCCGGAAAGTATAAATTAAATTCCATTTCATTAAGGATCTATTCAGTGTGTATGAATGCTTGCCCCCTGTCTCCCTTCCTCTTACCAATGGGCCCCTGCTCTCTGGATGTCAACAGAATGCCACATATAAATGAGTAACTTTGACACAGTTCACATTTCTATATATATCACCCTGGGAAGGGGTGGAAACTTGGAAACGAGTGGTAATTACAGGGCAAGAAGCAACAATGGAGCACCTATGTGTCAAAcatgagggatggatggaggggcttagagcaggggtgtccaaagtcggtcctcgagggccgctgtcctgcaggttttcagtgtttcctgcttcaacacacctgactcaaattaaatagatccaacagcctattaagttttgcacaatgactcattgtGACCACCTAACTCAAATGAGTCATTTGAGttaggtggttttggagcagggacacatcgaaaacctgcaggattgtggccctcgaggaccggagctggacacccctggctTAGAGTGATAGgctgagaaaacaaaaaagtctgGAAGTCTCTAggttcattatttattaaacaaacaggAATGTCATGTCTGTGTCAACAGCACTAGTTTAAAGAGTTGAAATCAGCTGAAAGTGGCTCAAATTAAGCTAAAagctttttgttatttaaaaaaaatatgcaaaccaAAAAAGTTAACCCATATCACTTGGCCAGTTTCAATTAAAATGTGCAGGAAATGTCAGTAATAAACCCAAAAAAGCATGATTTGATAGTGTTTCCTTCATGTGCATGTTTTGTGTTATCAGCATATGGTTATATTGCATTGTGCAAACTAAAAAGTGGGCTTACCCCTCCTTCTTGCTTGACCATTAATACCACATTATCTTCAATGACCCTGGGTTTTTATGAATGGGCAGCACAGAGCTCTCCCATTGGCTGAGAGCAACAGCCAGTCAGGAGGGAGTCATTGGCAACAGAGTTGGGAGTGGATGAATGGACATGTCAGACAATTTTTTGAGGTCAGGCCacggtgtgtttatgtgtttgtagGTGCGTGAGTCTCGCACTCTGACCTACTTGGTCTGTTGCAGGCGTCTATACATAGCTGTGGGAAACACAGGCAGACAATCGGCCTGGTTAAAATTAGCAGTCAGGGCCACCTGTCTGCTTCTCACAAAGGCGGAAACATCAgagcaggcagaggaggaatggaaagagcagagaggaaggaaaaaggggctcaggatggaggacatTGATCACTCTGATGGTTTAACTTCTCCTTTTTTGCTCTTCCCCCACAACTGCGACACAGAGCGACATTGTTAGGCGGTTGGGATTTGAAGATGGCAGGCAGGGGGGGGGGTTGGTTGGTGGTCTGGGCCAAGTGGAGTTCACATACCGCTATGCTGGAGTTCTGCCAGACCTCACAGAGCACATAGGTAGAAAAAATAGGAAGAGGAGAGCTAACTACTCCAACATTTTCGAGCACAGACCCTATAAAACACCTTATGTGATGCATAATAGCACAGTATGGTAAGGAAAAACCCAaaagtgatgaatggatggaaataATTACACATCTATTCTGCCACTTTCACCCTTCCTCCCCTCCCTTCAACCATGTTGTCAAAGTATATCAAAACTCAAGTTTCCTGCCTTTGTCGTTACAACCAACAGGAAGCCTTCGTCTATTTTAACTGACGTTCACATAAAAACTGCCATCTAGTTTCCAAGAATCACCATTTCTCAACCcacactttttttctgtctgcctcCATCAGTCTGAAAATATTTGAGCTGAGTGTCAAAAtgcttgggaaaaaaaaacagcaaaacaagatCAACCTACCTTGTGACTTCAGATTCAAACTTCCTTtccatgttttatattttattcagtctttATTCTTAcctaaatgtctttttttttcttccagaacAACTATCAGACAAAGCGAAGACAACTCTTCATGGGGAGTGAAGGAAACATCTTCCAGAGTCCATTTGCAGCAGTCAAAATGGACGCCGCCGGCTAAGCTGTtggtcattttgttttcagctttgAAGCACAGAGACTTTTTAGCCCTGGGAGGCAAAGAGGGAGACAAGGAGGGAAATTAACTAtgactttaatatttaatgtgtcAACAAGGTCAAAACTTCTAAAGCCATTTTATTAAGCTAAATGCTAATATTAGCATGCTAATGGAAGCAATGCTATCAGTTggtattgttctgtttttaagatAATTTTCTCCTTCGTCGtacaaattgtaaaataaaagagCTAGTTCAAGTTGGATTAATACTTTGAGGACCACAAATGTCCCCCAATTTATTTTGTGGTCCTTTGGTTCTCACAGTGCCAAACTGAAAGCATAGCACTCTGTCAAGTTTCGGCcccaaaaacatacaaaatctATTCATAGTAGCTCTGTCACATAGGAGCACACATGGTGGAGTTTTCTGTTAGCACCATCAACCATAGTCTCACCTGGGATGTGACAGGAAGTGTGAAAATGGTCTAATAAGTCCTGCAGAGCTGGTGTCTTACACATAAAATTGTATCCAGCAAACAACTTTCTCCACATATGTTGCAAAGGAAATTGACTGTTTACAAGTGGAAATAGATGTCTGGACATTGTTTCCTGTTTCACTATACATTTCAACAAAGGctagttttttttgtgatatgaaaaaaggaaatctgtatttaaagttgtCATATCTGCAAGGTTTCTCACATCCTTACCTGTACTCTATCAGCGGTGGACTCGGCATGGAGTCCTTTTTCTCCTCATTATTTCGGGTGCCCAGCAGTTGCTCAGTAGTCAGTGTAGATCCTGTGGGGCTGGCAGCAGCTACATCTGGCTACTGGGTCTCTGTCGACACCTTCAAGTCAGATATGCAAGTGTTTCCTAATGTTCATGTCCTTTCTGATGCAGCGTTTCTATGAGGTTTGCATCTTTAATGCTCacctgatgtaaaaaaaaagcctaaaactGGATTAGTTCTGAACCTGGCATACAGTGTAGGATTCTGTGTGTGTCAGTCTACAGCTACATTGTCTGCTGGGTTTCAGACCTATACTCCAATTCTgttaacttccatccatgcaaaGGTGTTTTGTAGTGtttaagaaaatggaaaaaaaaaaaggataatttgACAACTTTGTGTTTATTGACTCATAAAACATTcttcaaacaataaaacaattttaaatgtcCGTTTCTGTACAATGCTTGCTaagcaattttatttatatatagaaAATGTAGGAGGAGTCgtgttaaaatgacaaaactcCTTCAAATTTAATGGCAGGTActctggaaaaaataacagcattccatcaacaaatattttcaagcaataaatatgtatttataaatagTGTAAATTTACATCAAGATtagaaacataaaagaaaaaaaaaatcacaaattaaacttaattcCATAAGTCTATGTGCAACCCATTTTCTTTGTGACTTGGCTACtaaatttttttcatattttttcctttttttttttacctaaaaaagaacaaaaacagttttgaaaagaacacaaagagaacataaaaatcataaaaaaaaaatcacctaaaCTCTTCAcattacatgtttttttgtggattttttgggagattttgttttccaaagagTTTTAAAAGGACTACTATAGAAAAGGAACAGTTAGTCTAGTGCTCcttagaaggaaaaaaacaataaatctggGAGAGTTccataaaacaaaccaacattTCATCCTGTTACCAGaatagaaaagaagaagaagaagaaaacaaaaagaggggAGACAGAAGGAGGGGTCGTCAACTCAGTAGTCTTTTACGGGGTGGTGTTGCCAGTTGTGACAGTTAACAAGTAtctacaaaatattttttatcacGCTTAAAGAATCCCGGTCCTAACCCCCAATCCCTCCCTGTACCCAACTGTAAGTGATTAAGTCCTCCATTAAAAAACAGGGCTGAACAATTGTCTGTAGAGGTGGGGGAAAGGAGGGCTGGGAGGGAAGAGAGAAACTAGTCCCGTTATCAGGCCGGGTGTGGCGCCCCCTTCTGGAAGGCCCCAGCGCTTCAAAACGGGGTTGCATAGACAGATGCACTCAGCCTCCTCAGCCTCCGGCCATCGCTATGGAGACCAGCCATGAGTGAGGGGGGAGCGGTGTTGAGGGTGGGGAGGAGGGTAGAGGGCCTTGGCTTTCCTGAATATCAGAAATGGTCCGTGTATGTCcgtgtttacttgtttatttttttgtttcaaaaacTTAACACAAGCTCCTGTGAATGGGCTTCATGGCTCCAGAGCAGATGACAGAGGAGTCGCCTAATGTCAAGATGAAGATGAATGAAGAGGAGGGGCCTGGGGAGAGACAATACACCACAATCAGCCATGCTTTTGAAGTTATCCTTTAATATGTGCTTATAAACTGCAGGTGAAAGTCacagatttctgttttattaatattatgagACATAAAGAACAAGttccacattttaaatgtgacattttagacaaaaatatcaaatttaagAGCAgcttacacattttaaaacagagaaacaagtgCTTTTTGACTCTGTATCTCCTTTCAACTGATGACTTACTAATGTGAACTGGTCATAGACCTGCATGAGGTCGTCTATCCTGTACTGTTCCAGCACCACAAAGTCATCCAGCGTGGCGCTGCCTTTCCTGGCACAGTCCTGGCAGTGGACCACATACTGCTTCTTGGACAGGAGCTCACGACGCACAAACAGCAGGTTGAACACTTCCACCTGTacacaaaacatgaacatgGAAGTTTCCATGCAATTCCTTTTCTTTAGCAGTAAAGATGGCATTTACTGCTAAAGATCCTGAAGCTGCTCTGCATAACGTACATGCTCAAcgacttttttccccccaacaaaaacagcataaagctctgcatttgaataaaaaaaaaaaaaaaaacatttgcatacCCACAAattagctaaaaacaaaaactgagctCACCTTAAATTAGCCTGGATGCTTTCGAGAGTTAATGTCTAAGCAATATATTAATATCTTCAGGCTTAGTTACAAGACGGGTGTATAGCAGTTCATTTTGAACATAACAGAAACCTAAACATCTTGTTGATGTTTAAGTTTCTTACACACTAATAAATCCTAAACCTCCCCATTATCGCAGGTGATCCGAAACAATTATTTGGTTTGGATTTTCGGGGGAATGTAGGAGATAATTTTGTTTCATCACAAATTACCTGCCATAATATGATTTAGCAATGCTAGTGAAAACGCAATAATCTTAAGGACCCACTCtggtgaaaatcatgtttttcatgttgtttacatgtccatttaaattattgtgaatCGGTCGGTACGCTAGCATGCAGAGCCAGCACATAGCGACAAGAGGGTGGTAGTGGTGGAGGTGGGGGGTTCAACGCCAACGGGGGAGGGCACCGAGCTGCGCTGACTCCGCAACTCAGAGGCTAATTGCTAATGAGCTACTGGTCCTCTGCAGaagcagagtcctggaaaagggaacaggttttgtgatttttgctaaaaacttcataatcacaatttaaagactactgagaacattttaaatagttccaaacaagcattggagtgggtctttaaagACTTTGCCTGATGCGATGTAGATGCAAACAAACTCATTAATAAATAGACTAATTTGcattttataaacagaatataggtttcacaaatcagaaactatgtggtaaagaatttaaaacctctgtagaataattcacTCCAGATTTGAGTcttgcagtttttgttttagcaggacctggtctaacgTGGTCAGGGTCAGGCAGACAGAGAGCATGTGTCAGAAAATAGGTGGcaacaaggaaacaaaaatatccGCGTAAACCACTGCCAACCTCACGGTTTAGTTTCCCTAAAACAGTgttttctcagtcctggtccacAGGGAACACTtccctgcatgtttttgttgtttccaactccagcacatctgcttcagattaactgaactgctcatcaagttctttgcaagttttctaatgagccatttatttgaGTCAAATGTATTAAGTATGGAGACCTCTAAAAGATGCAGGAaggtggtccctgaggaccaggattgagaaacattCCTTCAAAGTGATTGGGACAATGTCTATAATAAAATGTTATCATTTGGGCCCTTATTAAAGGAGTAGTGcaccaaaaaatgtgttttttgagctgtaaataacagagaatgtgatgaaaatcacatatgctgttgataaaatttgtataaCACCCTAAGAGGTTATCATAAAGACATGAAGAGGTTATCTATgtcacaaaaatttaaaaacctcacagcccctccctccagatgcagatagatGGGTCCTCGCCTCGCAGGCATAAAAAACCATGTCCACCAACCCTAACCCATATGAAGCGATGTGagcttatatggtgtagatttgctagtttcagacttctattctttcagagtttctgatgaaatattcctgcaatgggacagatttgtgcttttgaggggtgtaaaagtaacactggactttattctttacctgctgatcctcacctggtgacagacagcagctcaaatcatagcatcagcaacttccagcagctcttcctgcagctgccacaacctgccgcgagtctccacagctttccagagctgctggagctgctgacaggcagctaacagcaaTAACGGCTAAGACTGGTAcgcttcaggaccacctggttcatgtgtagctgagaagagtcaggaggggaaagtcttccacctcaaagacgctctgtggcggAGCTActttgtgaatcttgctttccatcttgccagtgagctgagctgctgtctgtcaatcatttctgctgGTGTGTCCCAACCTGCCCACTCTccgctccctgatcaccccatacctcccaccccaacccttgcagtttcaagGACTCTTCAAATTcttcagtgggtggagttatgcaaaaagtaggggaTTGAGTTACACTTTACGTAGAACGGCCTCTCCAGGCTCCACAAATTTACCCTTCACCTAACCAACAAAACTGAGGTATCGTAGCACATGTTTAACATCAGAGTCTAGAATCAGTCTAATGCAGCTGAATCTCTCCAAGTTGTTTTCCTCTCACATTAGCCCACACatcagttttttaaattatctttttttttttcttttgccgcAAAAACTCAAAAACTGGAGATCCGCCACGGTGCCGGAAATACTGTAAGTCCTGCATTAGtgaaaaaaactaataaatacaTGGAACGTTTATGTAATTTGGATGAGTCAAACAACAATTGGTATGAGACAAAACAAGATAATTATGATCCTGTGGTACATTcgctaaaacagaaaatgtgtgtgGCATATTCTTTCCAAGCTTCATCTGCTGGGAGGCGTCCTGTCCCAGACAGCTGGTTATTCAGGGGCTAACTGACCTCACAGATGGTGCAGTAGTGGGCCGGTTCGTCCCTTGTCCTCGGCCTCAGGATGGTCTCCTTGCCAGCCGACACCAAGGCTTCCTTCACCCTCTGGCACTGCTTTAACGTCCTCAGGAGGCAGTACCTGCAACAACACCACCAATCAGTGCTGATTTATGAATAATCTgttaagagattttttttaaaaaaaaaggtcttctACTCACTTGATCATCTCAAACAGCTTGTGATCGGACACTTTGATGTTGCGTGCCATGTTCCAGGAGAGGTGCACCATGGGAACCATGGACTTGACGCTCTGAAGTTTGTTCCACTCATAACGCTCCACAGCTAGCTTGTACTGGTGGGCTGAAAACATTACATTATGAGTACTTTGTCATAGTTTGGAGTAAATACTGAGAGCTTTAAACACTGCCATCCCTGACGTACCGGTAAGAGGTCCTACATTCCAGGCGATGTTGTTGCACCAGCCGATAGCCTGCACCCAGTGGATGGTGCCCGTGTTCAGCCACACTAAGTCACCTGGACGCTGGATGAACCGATAAACGGGAACATCAGCCTCGTACAGATCTTCCAGGTTGGGCCACCATGACCCCATCAGGAAATTGATGTTATTCCTGTAAATGAGGAACACAAAGATCCACAATGAGCATATGAAGCAGATGAATAGCAGTAAAagcaacaaaaggaaaaaaaaaaaaaaaaaaaaaaaagtccatcgTACTTTTCGCAGAAGTTGCTCATCACCCCCCAGTACGGCTCGGGCACCGCAAACCATTCACAGTCTCCAGGTCCGATGTTGATGTTGACGGCGCAGAAGTTATTGTGCTCCTGGTGACCCGGTATCCTGCTCCCAGGAACCTTCATGTACAGCTGGACTGTGTTCATGCCCAGGATGGTGTGACCGACGTGGCTGAGCAGGTTGCCGGCCGATACGACGCGAGCGAAGGCTGGCAGTTTGCTGagctcctgcagctgctgcttccACCTGGAGAACAAGGTTGAATCAGAGATTAGTGCTTTCATGTGAAATGTTaccaagcatttaaaaaaaaaaaacagacagataTAAGCTCTGGACTTACTTCCTTTCATCTGATACATCGATGTTGGTTCCAAACTTGATGTGTTTCAAGGGTCCCCTTCTTTTGCTTGCAGCTCTTCGGACACAAACGTTTACAATTAACCAGTCAGTAAGTAGAATAACAAGCTCACGGTAAATATGGCCGTTTTGTTTAGTACCTCTCAGCAGACGCTGGCTCTGTGTCGGAGGGCTCCTTAAGTGCCTTCTTTTCATTCTCTTCCtaaaaacaaatgattaaacCAGTATTACAGCACTGCTGAATCCCCCCCAACCCCCTTAGAAAAATCCCTCATTGGTTTTGTTCCAGATCACAAGAGAAAGGATAACAAACCCTCAAGGACTCCTGGAAGGAAGCGGCTTGGTATTGGGCGTATTTGGCGATGGTGGTGTGGGAACGGGCGCTTTCGCAGCGCCACATTTTCTTTGTGCCGGTCGGGTCCCAGTTCTCATCCGCAGGCTGCGAGAGCTGCGTCCAGACCTCCACCAGGTGCTCCGGGTTGGCCTCTACTAATGTCTTTGTGGAGAACAGACCCAGGTCTGCAGAGAGAGATGGAAACCGTTTAAAATACCGACCTCTGCACTGCAAAAAATATGTTCATATATGCTCTTACCCAGTTTGAGAGCTCCAGCCAGGCCTCTGATGACAGTGACAGGGTTGGAGGGGTTTGTGCAGAACTGGTgcagtggggggaaaaaagcatcCCTCTTGTTTTCCAGCTGGATGGAAACAAGAAACAGAAAGTTGAAGAATACTGTACAGACGTAACtagcaggaaagaaaaaaaaaagattttactcAAATACTCACATAGATGCTGGGTGTGGGGGGGTTGAGCTTGTCTTTGGGCAGGACGGGTGAGGGTGGCGGAGGGAGCCGGGGTGGGGGGCACTTATCAAGGAGGATACTGCTATTGGAAAGCCCGTTCTTCCCCAAGTTTCTGCACAAAAGTAACAGAAAGGAATTTTAATCAAAAGCAACCAGGGTTGTAATGAGTGAACACTTACCAGAAAAATGGTCTTTTCTGAGCCCCCCCCCTTATGattttcagttttatcagaTCCACATAGGGTATAATTTAATCTAAGTAATATAAAATAAGGATAAAGTAGCAGCCACTACAGGAAAAGGTGTAATTAAATGGAAGAATCTAACTGCACAGCAACAAGTCGACCCAGGAGTCTTTAGTGCTGATGGTTACATAATTATTTGCTTGTGGTTCTGTACTTGCACAGTAATTCCACTGGGAGGAGACATGCTCAATAGCAACCACGAACCTCCACTGATACCGCTCTCATTTATACAGAAACTACAGGaagaacagaaaacaggatATTTCATCCTTTCTTTCCATCACAAAATCAATCCTCGGTGCTTAAATCTGCATTATAAGGTTTTCGTTTGCCAAGGTGGGTCACTCATTACAACAGGAAGGAGGTCTGCAGCTTTTTATGTGTTATGAAAGAAAACGGGCATCTTTAAGTAATATTCATCTGATAGATTCAAGTTCATTCATGTCAACAATGAGTCTTCCTCACAAACCAAAGTAAGTCATGAttttcctcagggttctgtgcTTGGTCCAATATGTTTCACATTGTACATGCTTATTATTAGACAGCATGGCATAACTTTTCATTGCTACAGAGTTAGATCACAACGATGTCTTGAAGATATAAAGGCCTGGATGACATTGAATTTTCTCCTGCTAAACTAAAAAAGACTGACCTGAGTGCTTCAGTTCCATATTTTCCCAGCAGAACCTTACTCCAGCAGAGGCAGCTTGGgttcttaaaagtaaaatggtaaatgtagCGCCTTCAGCTATCAGCTAACTCTCTTGTggagctcccagtttgggtttggGAAGAGGACACtctttttacctttaaaattcAGCGTTAAAGCGTTATGGTGCTGTtgatctatctttcttgtcatctCCACCCAAGCAGATGTCCGCCCTTTCTGAGGttctgcatgtttttcttcttgttaaaatgaaagtttttccTCTCTACTGCTGCCTGCCGTCTCATGCATGCTCAGGATAGGGTGTGAATTGAAGAGAAGATGCATTGGAATCTGTTGGTTTCTTTAGCTGGGCAACTACATTAATGAATTGGCTCATATGAGCAATATATATTACTATTACTTTACACTGTACTACTGGACTACACTGAACTGCATTGAAATGGACTGTgcctgtaaagcactttgagatgACTGTTGTAaattggtgctatacaaataaagctgttttaaaataaactgaattgaaAAACCAAACCATTCAGCCTTACCTGCAGGCCTTCAGCACGTCTGTGGAGCTGGGGTAGATGGATattgaggatgatgatgatgttgatgaggAGGAGCCGTGTCCGTGTGGAGATGTTGCTTTGAGAcaggtggtgatggtggtggtgggtggATCAGCCTTCATTGGGCTTTGGGAGTCCTCAGAGATGCCTCCTTTGCCATTTCCATTGACCGTGGGTGCAGTGGGCGTGGTCATGGCAGGACTGTGGGCGCCTGTTTGTATGTGTTCTGAGGATTTTGGTGACGGTGTGGCGGTGGATATGGCAGAAATGGGGGAGGAGGCGGCTGAGCTACCCTGTGCGTGGGGAGTGGAGGGCAGAGCGGCTGGGTGGATGTTGTTGATTTTCTTGTGGGTATCCAACCCCGTGGATTCGCTCCCTTCTGATGGCTGCTCGCTCTCCTCCGGGCCCTTCCCCCCCGCCAGCAGGGCAGATAGCCTGGGATTGTCTGCGCTAAGGCTCGGCTTATCGCCACCTTCTGCCACCTTGCCGCCATCCGCCGAGTGGACGTGATTGGCTAGGCTGTCCGCCTCGGCCACTTTGCCGTCAGCAGATGGCGGCGGCAGTGGCGTCTTGCACTCTGAGCCCCCATTTCCGAGGGATGCGGCGGTGACAACAGTGGCTGCGGTGTTGCCGTCTTTGGTAGCGGACGTGCCAAGTCCTGCACCACCTGAGGTAGAggagtgggggagggagggaggggaggggaggtggTTATGAGGCTGCTGCCGTGGCGATGGGGCATTAGTGGAATGTCCAACCTGATTGTTGGGGTGAGTGGGGGTAGTGGAGTTGGGGGTCTGGGGGTGAGAGGGGGTCCCCTCATTACTTGA
This DNA window, taken from Melanotaenia boesemani isolate fMelBoe1 chromosome 24, fMelBoe1.pri, whole genome shotgun sequence, encodes the following:
- the LOC121635229 gene encoding histone demethylase UTY-like isoform X2 — protein: MQSCGVSLAVAACAAARSLGSASSSGDEGKKMAAGKASETEEDFPTLTAQERDSLAGIDSSLFGFLKLHEDGARTKALLMKAVRCYDSLILKAEGKVEPELFCQLGHFNLLLEDYPKALSAYQRYYSLQSDYWKNAAFLYGLGMVYFHYNAFQWAIKAFQEVLYIDPGFSRAKEIHLRLGLMFKVNTDYESSLKHFQLALIDSNPCTLSKAEIQFHIAHLYEIQKRYRASKEAYESLLQTEDLPAQVKATTLQQLGWMHHTVEQLGDRSSRDSYAIQCLQKSLEADPNSGQSWYFLGRCYSSIGKVQDAFISYRQSIDKSEASADTWCSIGVLYQQQNQPMDALQAYICAVQLDHSHAAAWMDLGTLYESCNQPHDAIKCYINATRSKGCTNTAALTHRIKCLQACKPNHSAEGGGSGQSLPPHVASLGQAEDPSCPAKRKRASSPAKSDSWTSNPAQQPAPNWYLSPQKLQVLEQLRSNRANLKPPQLQMLEQLEAQLVMMQQMRQNASGGRVRPSLPNGPATNFLPSPNPSLHPIRPHLGPHRPLCPPQPLANGPVALGAHGHSDSVGNSSNGSTNSSCNNQQGPTATGPNGDVPYPQAAGSGNAALLPHTCTSTQTQDAAPHQALHLNSSQGLQKGCVPHETGSSNEGTPSHPQTPNSTTPTHPNNQVGHSTNAPSPRQQPHNHLPSPPSLPHSSTSGGAGLGTSATKDGNTAATVVTAASLGNGGSECKTPLPPPSADGKVAEADSLANHVHSADGGKVAEGGDKPSLSADNPRLSALLAGGKGPEESEQPSEGSESTGLDTHKKINNIHPAALPSTPHAQGSSAASSPISAISTATPSPKSSEHIQTGAHSPAMTTPTAPTVNGNGKGGISEDSQSPMKADPPTTTITTCLKATSPHGHGSSSSTSSSSSISIYPSSTDVLKACRNLGKNGLSNSSILLDKCPPPRLPPPPSPVLPKDKLNPPTPSIYLENKRDAFFPPLHQFCTNPSNPVTVIRGLAGALKLDLGLFSTKTLVEANPEHLVEVWTQLSQPADENWDPTGTKKMWRCESARSHTTIAKYAQYQAASFQESLREENEKKALKEPSDTEPASAERAASKRRGPLKHIKFGTNIDVSDERKWKQQLQELSKLPAFARVVSAGNLLSHVGHTILGMNTVQLYMKVPGSRIPGHQEHNNFCAVNINIGPGDCEWFAVPEPYWGVMSNFCEKNNINFLMGSWWPNLEDLYEADVPVYRFIQRPGDLVWLNTGTIHWVQAIGWCNNIAWNVGPLTAHQYKLAVERYEWNKLQSVKSMVPMVHLSWNMARNIKVSDHKLFEMIKYCLLRTLKQCQRVKEALVSAGKETILRPRTRDEPAHYCTICEVEVFNLLFVRRELLSKKQYVVHCQDCARKGSATLDDFVVLEQYRIDDLMQVYDQFTLAPPLHSSSS
- the LOC121635229 gene encoding histone demethylase UTY-like isoform X1; this translates as MQSCGVSLAVAACAAARSLGSASSSGDEGKKMAAGKASETEEDFPTLTAQERDSLAGIDSSLFGFLKLHEDGARTKALLMKAVRCYDSLILKAEGKVEPELFCQLGHFNLLLEDYPKALSAYQRYYSLQSDYWKNAAFLYGLGMVYFHYNAFQWAIKAFQEVLYIDPGFSRAKEIHLRLGLMFKVNTDYESSLKHFQLALIDSNPCTLSKAEIQFHIAHLYEIQKRYRASKEAYESLLQTEDLPAQVKATTLQQLGWMHHTVEQLGDRSSRDSYAIQCLQKSLEADPNSGQSWYFLGRCYSSIGKVQDAFISYRQSIDKSEASADTWCSIGVLYQQQNQPMDALQAYICAVQLDHSHAAAWMDLGTLYESCNQPHDAIKCYINATRSKGCTNTAALTHRIKCLQAQLSNHQLSSLQGKSKMLPLIEEAWSLPIPAELTSRQGGLSSAPQQACKPNHSAEGGGSGQSLPPHVASLGQAEDPSCPAKRKRASSPAKSDSWTSNPAQQPAPNWYLSPQKLQVLEQLRSNRANLKPPQLQMLEQLEAQLVMMQQMRQNASGGRVRPSLPNGPATNFLPSPNPSLHPIRPHLGPHRPLCPPQPLANGPVALGAHGHSDSVGNSSNGSTNSSCNNQQGPTATGPNGDVPYPQAAGSGNAALLPHTCTSTQTQDAAPHQALHLNSSQGLQKGCVPHETGSSNEGTPSHPQTPNSTTPTHPNNQVGHSTNAPSPRQQPHNHLPSPPSLPHSSTSGGAGLGTSATKDGNTAATVVTAASLGNGGSECKTPLPPPSADGKVAEADSLANHVHSADGGKVAEGGDKPSLSADNPRLSALLAGGKGPEESEQPSEGSESTGLDTHKKINNIHPAALPSTPHAQGSSAASSPISAISTATPSPKSSEHIQTGAHSPAMTTPTAPTVNGNGKGGISEDSQSPMKADPPTTTITTCLKATSPHGHGSSSSTSSSSSISIYPSSTDVLKACRNLGKNGLSNSSILLDKCPPPRLPPPPSPVLPKDKLNPPTPSIYLENKRDAFFPPLHQFCTNPSNPVTVIRGLAGALKLDLGLFSTKTLVEANPEHLVEVWTQLSQPADENWDPTGTKKMWRCESARSHTTIAKYAQYQAASFQESLREENEKKALKEPSDTEPASAERAASKRRGPLKHIKFGTNIDVSDERKWKQQLQELSKLPAFARVVSAGNLLSHVGHTILGMNTVQLYMKVPGSRIPGHQEHNNFCAVNINIGPGDCEWFAVPEPYWGVMSNFCEKNNINFLMGSWWPNLEDLYEADVPVYRFIQRPGDLVWLNTGTIHWVQAIGWCNNIAWNVGPLTAHQYKLAVERYEWNKLQSVKSMVPMVHLSWNMARNIKVSDHKLFEMIKYCLLRTLKQCQRVKEALVSAGKETILRPRTRDEPAHYCTICEVEVFNLLFVRRELLSKKQYVVHCQDCARKGSATLDDFVVLEQYRIDDLMQVYDQFTLAPPLHSSSS